The genomic window CGCCCCAGGCGGCCAGCACGACCGGAATGCCCCAGACCCCCTTGCCGCCGATGATCATCAGCGTCGAGGCCACCGCCGCGCCGAACCGGCCGAGCAGGTTCTGCGCTTCCTGATCGGTCGCCACCATCCAGCCCGGATCGTCGGGGGTATAGCTGCCCAGCAGCAGCGCAAAGCACAGCGCCAGCGCCAGCAGCCCCATGCCCAGCAGCTCGCGCCCCCGGCGTTCAAGCACCGCCTGCATGTTCTGGTCCAGAAGCGGATCGCGCTGCCTGATCTGATAGGATGCCATGTCTTGCCGTCCTCACCCGTATAGGCAGTCGCGAAGCCGGATCAGCCCGCGCTGCATTTCGTCTTTTGGGGCCACCAGGGCGACCCTTATGTATCCCGCGCCGGGGTTGTCGCCCGCGACATCGCGCGAAAGGTAGGCGCCGGGCAGCACCCGCACCCCCGTCTCGCGCCACAGTTTCAGGGCCGCCGCCTCGCCGTCAGGCACCGGCAGCCACAGGAAGAACCCGCCCTCGGGGGCAAGATAGCCCTGCATCCCGGCAAACACCCGGTCGGCCAGATCGAACTTTTCCTGATAGAGCGCGCGGCTGGCCGCCACATGCGCCTCGTCGTTCCACGCTGCCTCCGACACGCGCTGGATCGGCAGCGGCAGGGGCGCCCCGGCAAAGGCGCGCAGTTGGCGGATGCGGGCGATGCCTTCGGGACCGCCCGCCACGAAGCCCGAGCGCAGGCCGGGCAGGTTCGACCGTTTCGACAGCGAGTGGAAGGTATAGACCCGCTCGGGGTCCGCCCCCCGCGCCGCCGCCACCTGCAATACCCCGGTCGGCGCGGTTCGGCGCCAGATGTCGGAATAGCATTCGTCTGCGAACACCGCGAAATCGTGCTTTTCCGCCAGCGCCAGCAGGTCGGCCCAGTAGTCGGCCGAGGCCACCGCCCCCTGCGGGTTGCCGGGCGAGCAGAGGTAGGCAATCGCCACCCGGTCGAGCAGCGCAGGGTCGAGCGACGCATAGTCGGGCAGAAAGCCCGTCGCGGCGGTGGCGGGCACATAGACCGGCTCGGCCCCCATCGCCAGCGCCGCCACGGCATAGACCTGATAGAACGGGTTCGGCATCAGCACCACCGGGCGCTGGCCATGCTTTTCCTCGACGCAGAGCGCCACGGCCGCATTGAACAGCCCCTCGCGGGTGCCGTTCAGCACCATGATCCGGTCCTGACCGACCTCGACGCCATAGCGCCGCCCCAGCCAGCCGGAAATCGCCGCCAGCAGTTCCGGCGTGCCGTCGTTCGGCGGATAGACCGCGAAACCGTCCAGATTCGCCGCCAGCACCGGGCCGACG from Paracoccaceae bacterium Fryx2 includes these protein-coding regions:
- a CDS encoding aminotransferase class I/II-fold pyridoxal phosphate-dependent enzyme yields the protein MVFPERFSNLPDYAFPRLRKLLDAHAPGGEAISMTIGEPRHPMPDFVGPVLAANLDGFAVYPPNDGTPELLAAISGWLGRRYGVEVGQDRIMVLNGTREGLFNAAVALCVEEKHGQRPVVLMPNPFYQVYAVAALAMGAEPVYVPATAATGFLPDYASLDPALLDRVAIAYLCSPGNPQGAVASADYWADLLALAEKHDFAVFADECYSDIWRRTAPTGVLQVAAARGADPERVYTFHSLSKRSNLPGLRSGFVAGGPEGIARIRQLRAFAGAPLPLPIQRVSEAAWNDEAHVAASRALYQEKFDLADRVFAGMQGYLAPEGGFFLWLPVPDGEAAALKLWRETGVRVLPGAYLSRDVAGDNPGAGYIRVALVAPKDEMQRGLIRLRDCLYG